The following DNA comes from Nocardioides panzhihuensis.
GCAGTAGATCAGCCAGACATGGTTCACCTCCCACACCGGGCCGATGCTGTGATCGACCAGCGTGCGAACCTCTGCACCCCGCCGCGCTCCACCGGCAGTGAGGTCGAAGAAGCCCGACCCGAAGTCGGCTCCGCCGAAGAGCGCGTACGCCAGGACCCCGACGAACAACGCAGCGGCGACCGCCACCTCCAGACTCATCAGCGGCCGTCCTCGGCGAGCGCGGCCGGGCCGTACGGGCTGGGGAGCTCCTCACCGTCCTCGCGCCACCGCCGCGCCATCGAGCGCAGCACCAGGACGGCGCCGATCGTCAGCAGCGTGTAGACCACCAGCGTCGTGCCGAAGACCCACCACAGACCGGGGTTGTCCCCGGCCGCGTCGACGGTGCGCATGACGTCGTAGACGACCCACGGCTGGCGGCCGACCTCGGTGGCGACCCAACCGGACTCGAGCGCGATCACGGCCAGCGGCCCCGCGGCGACCGCGAACCAGCAGAACCAACGGGTGTCGAGCAGGTCGCGGCCGCGCCAGCGCAGCAGCCAGTAGACGATGACGGCCAGCATCAGCAGTGATCCGATGCCGACCATGGTCTGGAACGCGATGTGGGTGATGTTGACCGGCGGGAGGTCGGAGGCCGGGAACGTGTCCAGACCGCGTACGGGCAGGTCGAAGCTTCCGCGGGCGATGAAGGAGCCCCAGTTGGGGATCTCGATGAAGTAGCGCGGCTCGCCGTCGATCATCAGTCCACCCAGGCGCAGCGGCGCCGGCTGCTCGGTGGTGTCGGCGAGCTCGAAGGCGGCCAGCTTCGCCGGCTGGGTCTCGCCCAGGCGGATGCCGAGGATGTGTCCGACGACCGGCTGGAGCACCGCCGCGACCGAACCGAAGACGAACGGCACGGTGAAGCCGAGCCGATGATGGCGGTCGCGCCGCCCTCTGAGGATGCCGGCGGCGTACACCGCGGCGATCACGAAGCCCGCCACCATGAAAGCCGCCAGCCACATGTGCAGGAACTGCAGCAGCGCGCCCTCGTTGAACATCGCCTTCCAGGGCTCGACGTCGACCACGTCTCCGGAGGCCGTGATGCGGAAGCCGGTGGGCATGTTCATCCAGGCGTTGACCGAGATCACGCAGAAGGTGCCGAAGATCCCGGCCGCCGCCATCGGCACCAGGCAGAGGAGGTGCAGGCGCGGCGACATCCGTCCCCAGCCGTACAGGTAGAGGCCGAGGAAGATCGCCTCGGTGAAGAACGAGAGGCCCTCGAACGCGAACGGCAGTCCGAGGACGTCGCCGAACTTGCCCATCAGTCCCGGCCAGAGCAGCCCCATCTCGAAGCTGAGCACCGTGCCGGAGACCGCGCCGATCGCGAAGAGCACCGCCGAGACCTTCGCCCACCGCTTCGCCAGGACGAGTGCGACCTCGTTGCCGCGAAGACCGAGGAGGTGGACGACGAAGATCATGGTCGGGAAGGCGACGCCGAAGCAGGCCAGGATGATGTGCCAGCCGAGCGAGAAGGCCATCTGCTGGCGCGCCGGCAGGAGCCCCGCAGGCTCCTCGGTGGCGAGCGCAAGCGCTTCGGCGATCACGGTTCGAGACTACGCACACCGCGGGCCACCTTGCCACCTGAAACGCGGCAGCCGGGCCTGATGACAGGCGAAGACTCAGTCGCGCGAGGTCAGAACGGCCAGGTCGCGCACGGCATAGCGGTGGTGCTCGGCCTCCTCGGCGAGCACGACCTTGAGACAGCGGCGTACGTCGTAGTCGGCCTCGGGGTCGTTGCCGACCGGCTTGCGGGCGCAGAGCCGGTCGAGGTCCGCATCGGTGACTCCCGCGACGAACGCGCGCATCGTGTCCATCCGGGCGAGGCGGGGCGCCAGGATCTCGTCGAGCGAGGGGTCGGCGTCGACGGTGAGCCCCGAGCCCGCCTCATCCGCGCCCGCGGGCCCGTAGCCGAGCGGGTGGTAGGGATCGTCCTCCTCGAGGACCGGGTTGCCGAGCCACTTGTCGCTGGCGTAGAGCAGATGGCGCAAGGTCTCGATGAACGACCACTCATCGTCGACCCGCTCATGGAGCAGCTCCTCCGGCAGCGCGCGGATACGCTCCGTCGTCGCCGACCATGTCGACTCGATGGCCGCCCAGGCCGCGCGGATCTCGTCCGCGGTCCGGGCCTCGCGGGCCAGCACCCGGTCGGGCGCCGCGCGATCGAGCTCGGCCGCGACGTACGCCGTCACGTCGACGTCGTTGACCACGATCCGCCCGAAGTCGCCGGCGAGATAGACGTCGCGGCCGAAGCAGTCGACGATCTTCAGCCGCTCCTCGAACCAGCAGTCCCGGATCTCCAGACCGCTGAGATCGCTCTGCCGGATCAGCGCGTCCCGGAACCGGTCGCTGTCGACGTACGTCTTCTGCTCGGAAGTCATACGCCATCGTCTGCCCGCCCGGCGCACCCGTCAACGGAGTAAAGGCCAACGGGTAACGGTCAGCGGAAGACGGGCTTCTCCTTGGCCAGGAACGCGCGAACGCCCTCCTTGAAGTCCTCGCCCGTGTAGACCTCGCGCAGCAGGTCCTCGTCACCCTTCGGCGAGGCCTCGGTGCGGGCGGCGAAGTCGGCGAGCTGGCTCTTGGTGGCCCGGACCGTGACGCCGGACAGCGGCAGGATCCCCTCGACCAGGGCGTCGACCTCGTCGGCCAGCGAGTCGGTGACCGCGGTCAGCGCGCCGGTCGCATAGGCGCGGTCGGCGCCGACCAGCCGCGCGGCGAGGAGCATCTCGCGCACGACCGGCTCGCCGAAGACGGCGGCGGCACGGTAGACGATGGAGGCCGCGAGCGCGTTGCCGAGGGTCTTCGCGATCGGGTAGCCGAAGCGCGAGTGCGGCGTCGCGACCCGCAGGTCGCAGTGGGTCGCGACCGCGAGACCGCCGCCGACGCAGACCCCGTCGACCGCGGCGATGGTGACCTGCGGAAGGGCGAACAGCTTCTCGAGCAGCGCGCGGATCCAGTCCTCGTAGTCCACCGCATCGCGGGAGAGGAAGTCGGAGATCTCGTTGCCGGCGGCGAACGCCCGTCCGCCGGTGCCGGTCAGGACCAGCACCTTCACCGACTCGTCCGACGCGAGCTCGTCGCACAGAGCGTGCAGCTCGCCGTACATCTCGTACGTGAAGGCGTTGTGCTTCTGCGGCCGGTTGAAGGTCACCTGTACGACGCCGGGGCGCCGCTCCACTATCAAGTCCTCGCTCACGGGAACCGAGCGTAGGGCACCCCGCGGGATGCCCTACGCCCGTGTTCATCAGATGTGCGGCTTCACCTGGTCGGTGTAGATCTTCTCCAGCGCCGTCTTGAGGCTGTCCATCTCGGCCTGGACGTCCTTGTTCTCGGTGAGGATCGCGGCCATGTGGTTGGCCATCTCCAGGTCGCCACCGGGCAGGAAGACGCGGGCGTAGTCCTGCGAGCGGGTGTTGGCGAGCTGGTCGATCGCGACCTGCGCCTGCGGGGTCTTCTTCACGATCGCGGCCGGGTCGGCGGACTTGCGGATCGGCACGTAACCGGTCGCCTCGGAGAACTTGATCGCCTGCTCGGGCTCGGTGAGGAACTTGATGAACGTTCCCGCCGCGAGCTGCCGCTCCGGGCTGATGTCCTTCGGGATGCCGACGCCCGAGCCACCGGTCGGGCAGATCCGCTCGCTCTCCACCGGCCCGGCGGGCAGCGGGGCGACGCCGACGTCGAACTTCGCCGAGGTGATCGCGTTGATGAGGTCCCCGGTCGAGCCCACGGTGGCGCTGGCGACGCCCGCCGCGAAGTCCTGGATCTGGTCGACCCCGGCCACGCCGGCGACCTTGTCCTTGTAGACCCAGTCCTTGAGGAAGGAGAGCGCCTCGACCGACTCGGCCGAGCTGCAGGTGATGTCGAAGGACTCCTCCTTCGACCAGCCGCTATCCCAGCCCCACAGGTTGTTCTGCAGGGTCCAGCCGGCGTAGCCCGCCAGGGCCGGGAGCTGGAAGGCGAACTTCGCGCCGCTGCTCTCGGCGAGCTTGGTCGTCCACTCGCCGAACTCCTCCCAGCTCTGCGGTCCCTGGTCGGAGAGCCCGGCCTTCTTCCAGTGGTCCAGGTTGTAGTAGAAGAGCGGTGTCGAGCGAGCCCACGGCACCGCCCAGTGGGCGTCGTCGTAGAGGTAGTCGCTCAGCAGCGAGTCGACGTAGTCGTCGGTGTCGAACTCGAGCGCCTCGAAGAGGGAGTCGAGCGGGATGATCTGGTCGTTCATCTTGTAGCGGAACCACCACACGTCCGACAGGTTGATGATGTCGGGCAGGTTGCCGCCGGTCTGCGCCGTCTGGAACTTCTGCGCGATCTCCTCGTAGTCGGCGCCGGCCGTGACCAGCTTGACCGTGATGTCGGACTGCGAGGAGTTGAAGGCGTCGACGATCTCGGTGCTGACCTTGATCGAGTCACCTGGGTTGGAGGTCCAGAAGGTGATCTCCTTGGCCGGCTTCACACCACTGAAGTCGATCTGCTCGACGGTGCTGCCGCTGTTGCCGCCGCCGCTGGTCGACGGACCGCCGCCGCAGGCGGAGAGTGCCGCCGCGGAGATGCCCAGGGCGCTGAGGCCGAGGAACCGTCGCCGATCCAGGATCAGACCCGAGCGATGCAGGTTGGACGAGTTGTTCATGGAGCATCCCTTCCCTGTCATGGCGGACGTCAGCCTTTGACGCCGCCTTGGGTGAAGCCGTTGACGATGTGGCGCTGCAGGATCGCGAAGACGGCGAGGATCGGCAGCAGCACCATCACGGTGCCGGCCATCAGCACCCCGAACGAGCTGGCCGCGGACTCGCTGTTCTGCAGCAGCGTCAGACCGCGGGGCAGCGTCATCATCTCCGGATCGGTGATGATGATCAGCGGCCACAGATAGTCGTTCCACTCGTAGACCACGGCGACCAGAGCGACGGTCGCGATCGACGGCAGCGACATCGGCACCACGCAGTGCCACAAGCGCCGCCAGTGGCCGGCGCCGTCGAGGTGAGCCGCCTCGATCACCTCGTAGGGCAGCTGCATGAATGACTGGCGCAGCAGGAACGTACCGAAGCCGGTGCCGAGGCCAGGCAGGATGAGGCCCCAGTAGGTGTTCTCGCCGCCGAGGCTGCTGATGAAGACGAAGTTGGGGAGGGCGGTGACCTGCGGCGGCACCATCATCGTGGCGAGCACGCCCCAGAAGACGTACTTCTTGCCGGGGAACTCGCAGAAGACCAAGCCGTACGCCGTCAGGATCGCCAGCAGCACCTTCAGCCCGGCGCCGACGACCGTGACGATGCTGGAGTTGAGGAAGAGTCGCCCGAAGGAGACCTTCTGCGCGGCCTCGGAGTAGTTCTCCGGCTTCCAGACCTCGGGGAAGACGACCAGGTCTGTCGTCGCCAGATCGCCGGGACCCTTGAAGGACGCCAAGAACATGTAGCCGAGCGGCAGCACGACGACGAGGACTGCGAGCAGCAGGATCAGGTAGTCGCGTACGGTCAGCGGCGTCAGCCGCACCCTGCGCGAAGGAGCAGTCGCGCTCATCGGTAGTGCACCCGCCTCTCGACGACGATCAGCTGGACGAGCGTGAGCACGACGAGGATCGCGAAGAGCACCGTCGAGAGCATCGCGGAGTAGCCCGCCTGGCTCTGCTCCTTGAAGCCCGTGAGATAGGCGTCGAAGATCAGGGTGCGGGCGCCACGGCCGAGCTTGTCCATCGCGATCAGGAGGTCGAAGGCCTGCAGGCTGCTGAGGATCGTGGTGACCATCAGGAAGAACGTGGTCGGCGACAGCAGCGGAAGGGTCACCGTGAAGAACCGCCTCACCGGCCCGGCGCCGTCGAGATCGGCCGCCTCCAGCAGCTCACCCGGAACGGCCTGCAGCCCGGCGAGGTAGACGACCGCGGCGTAGCCGAGGTTCTTCCAGACATAGACGATGATCACCATCGTCAGCGTCCACGGAGGCGAGTTGATCCACTC
Coding sequences within:
- a CDS encoding cytochrome ubiquinol oxidase subunit I, yielding MIAEALALATEEPAGLLPARQQMAFSLGWHIILACFGVAFPTMIFVVHLLGLRGNEVALVLAKRWAKVSAVLFAIGAVSGTVLSFEMGLLWPGLMGKFGDVLGLPFAFEGLSFFTEAIFLGLYLYGWGRMSPRLHLLCLVPMAAAGIFGTFCVISVNAWMNMPTGFRITASGDVVDVEPWKAMFNEGALLQFLHMWLAAFMVAGFVIAAVYAAGILRGRRDRHHRLGFTVPFVFGSVAAVLQPVVGHILGIRLGETQPAKLAAFELADTTEQPAPLRLGGLMIDGEPRYFIEIPNWGSFIARGSFDLPVRGLDTFPASDLPPVNITHIAFQTMVGIGSLLMLAVIVYWLLRWRGRDLLDTRWFCWFAVAAGPLAVIALESGWVATEVGRQPWVVYDVMRTVDAAGDNPGLWWVFGTTLVVYTLLTIGAVLVLRSMARRWREDGEELPSPYGPAALAEDGR
- a CDS encoding DinB family protein → MTSEQKTYVDSDRFRDALIRQSDLSGLEIRDCWFEERLKIVDCFGRDVYLAGDFGRIVVNDVDVTAYVAAELDRAAPDRVLAREARTADEIRAAWAAIESTWSATTERIRALPEELLHERVDDEWSFIETLRHLLYASDKWLGNPVLEEDDPYHPLGYGPAGADEAGSGLTVDADPSLDEILAPRLARMDTMRAFVAGVTDADLDRLCARKPVGNDPEADYDVRRCLKVVLAEEAEHHRYAVRDLAVLTSRD
- a CDS encoding enoyl-CoA hydratase-related protein — protein: MSEDLIVERRPGVVQVTFNRPQKHNAFTYEMYGELHALCDELASDESVKVLVLTGTGGRAFAAGNEISDFLSRDAVDYEDWIRALLEKLFALPQVTIAAVDGVCVGGGLAVATHCDLRVATPHSRFGYPIAKTLGNALAASIVYRAAAVFGEPVVREMLLAARLVGADRAYATGALTAVTDSLADEVDALVEGILPLSGVTVRATKSQLADFAARTEASPKGDEDLLREVYTGEDFKEGVRAFLAKEKPVFR
- a CDS encoding ABC transporter substrate-binding protein, with protein sequence MNNSSNLHRSGLILDRRRFLGLSALGISAAALSACGGGPSTSGGGNSGSTVEQIDFSGVKPAKEITFWTSNPGDSIKVSTEIVDAFNSSQSDITVKLVTAGADYEEIAQKFQTAQTGGNLPDIINLSDVWWFRYKMNDQIIPLDSLFEALEFDTDDYVDSLLSDYLYDDAHWAVPWARSTPLFYYNLDHWKKAGLSDQGPQSWEEFGEWTTKLAESSGAKFAFQLPALAGYAGWTLQNNLWGWDSGWSKEESFDITCSSAESVEALSFLKDWVYKDKVAGVAGVDQIQDFAAGVASATVGSTGDLINAITSAKFDVGVAPLPAGPVESERICPTGGSGVGIPKDISPERQLAAGTFIKFLTEPEQAIKFSEATGYVPIRKSADPAAIVKKTPQAQVAIDQLANTRSQDYARVFLPGGDLEMANHMAAILTENKDVQAEMDSLKTALEKIYTDQVKPHI
- a CDS encoding carbohydrate ABC transporter permease; the encoded protein is MSATAPSRRVRLTPLTVRDYLILLLAVLVVVLPLGYMFLASFKGPGDLATTDLVVFPEVWKPENYSEAAQKVSFGRLFLNSSIVTVVGAGLKVLLAILTAYGLVFCEFPGKKYVFWGVLATMMVPPQVTALPNFVFISSLGGENTYWGLILPGLGTGFGTFLLRQSFMQLPYEVIEAAHLDGAGHWRRLWHCVVPMSLPSIATVALVAVVYEWNDYLWPLIIITDPEMMTLPRGLTLLQNSESAASSFGVLMAGTVMVLLPILAVFAILQRHIVNGFTQGGVKG